In Polynucleobacter arcticus, the following proteins share a genomic window:
- a CDS encoding NAD(P)/FAD-dependent oxidoreductase, with the protein MDHQNQSTQSGIVIIGSGLAGYTVIRELRKLDKTVPITLISRESGYFYSKPMLSTALASNKTTEQLVSTNAEGMAAQLEVTILGDADVSAIDTASQTIETSKGSIAYGKLVLGLGADQIRLPLQGNAANEVITVNDLEEYAQFRQAIAGKKRIVILGAGLIGCEFANDLVLGSYEVDVIDLAPQSLGRLLPEAAALALQSKLSEAGVRWHFATTVQSVDRNGDCLSITLANGSVINSDVFLSAVGLRPRLDLAKAAGIATGNGITINRQLETSAKNVYAIGDCAEVDGLVLPYVMPIMQAARALAPNLLGQEITLSYPAMPVMVKTPALPTIVSPPAKGAVGEWKIHTLEDGLEARFESSDGKLLGFALLGSATAQRGALTKELPPILQ; encoded by the coding sequence GTGGATCATCAAAATCAATCTACCCAATCGGGCATCGTCATCATCGGCAGCGGATTAGCCGGATATACCGTTATTCGTGAGCTTCGCAAGCTCGATAAGACAGTGCCAATTACTTTGATCAGTCGCGAATCAGGCTATTTTTATTCAAAGCCGATGCTCTCTACGGCATTGGCAAGCAATAAGACTACAGAACAACTGGTCTCCACTAATGCCGAAGGCATGGCGGCGCAACTAGAAGTAACGATTTTGGGTGACGCTGATGTATCTGCTATTGATACCGCATCCCAAACCATTGAAACTTCCAAGGGAAGTATTGCCTATGGAAAGCTGGTACTCGGTTTGGGAGCTGATCAAATTCGACTACCCTTGCAAGGTAACGCCGCCAACGAAGTGATCACCGTAAATGACCTTGAAGAGTATGCGCAGTTTCGTCAGGCCATTGCAGGTAAAAAGCGAATTGTGATTTTAGGTGCCGGCCTAATTGGTTGTGAATTTGCAAATGATTTAGTACTAGGATCTTACGAAGTAGATGTCATTGATTTAGCGCCACAATCTTTAGGCAGATTGCTCCCTGAAGCGGCAGCTTTGGCACTGCAATCAAAATTAAGCGAGGCTGGAGTCCGCTGGCACTTTGCTACTACTGTGCAATCTGTTGATCGTAACGGTGATTGTCTTTCGATCACCCTTGCAAACGGCTCAGTAATTAACAGTGATGTATTTCTGTCTGCAGTAGGCTTAAGGCCACGCCTAGATTTAGCCAAAGCTGCTGGAATTGCAACGGGTAATGGCATCACCATTAATCGCCAATTAGAAACCAGCGCGAAGAATGTCTATGCCATTGGTGACTGCGCTGAAGTAGATGGCTTAGTTTTGCCTTACGTCATGCCAATCATGCAGGCGGCACGGGCTTTAGCCCCTAATTTACTTGGGCAGGAAATTACCCTGAGCTACCCTGCTATGCCTGTTATGGTGAAAACGCCTGCACTTCCCACTATCGTCTCGCCACCAGCTAAAGGCGCAGTGGGCGAATGGAAAATCCATACGCTTGAGGATGGTCTCGAGGCCCGCTTTGAATCAAGTGATGGCAAGCTACTCGGCTTTGCCTTGCTAGGATCTGCAACTGCTCAGCGTGGTGCGCTTACTAAAGAGCTTCCACCCATCCTGCAATAA
- a CDS encoding urate hydroxylase PuuD, with translation MTSILTSLGRTVLAGFVLLILIIFALGGNFNSLELPFLFRWIHVMVGIMWVGLLWYFNFVQIPSMPKIPDEQKPAIVKVIAPTALFWFRWAALFTVVSGLILAVLNGYAHQAFTLQAPFRAIGLGMWIALIMAFNVWFIIWPNQKRALGIVAVEPDVKAKSARVAMLISRFNTILSVPMLFLMSAQSHNTSWFVIVS, from the coding sequence ATGACATCGATTCTTACTTCATTGGGGCGCACAGTTTTAGCGGGTTTTGTGCTCCTCATTTTGATCATCTTCGCCCTAGGCGGAAATTTCAACTCACTTGAGTTGCCTTTCTTGTTCCGCTGGATTCATGTGATGGTTGGCATTATGTGGGTTGGTCTGCTCTGGTATTTCAACTTTGTGCAGATTCCATCCATGCCAAAAATCCCTGATGAACAAAAGCCTGCGATTGTAAAAGTCATTGCTCCAACAGCTCTATTTTGGTTTCGCTGGGCTGCCTTGTTCACCGTAGTTAGCGGTTTAATCCTGGCAGTATTGAATGGTTATGCTCACCAAGCATTCACACTCCAGGCCCCATTTCGCGCTATCGGATTAGGTATGTGGATTGCTTTAATAATGGCCTTCAATGTTTGGTTCATCATTTGGCCAAATCAGAAGCGTGCTCTTGGTATTGTTGCTGTTGAGCCAGATGTCAAAGCGAAATCCGCACGTGTGGCGATGTTGATTTCGCGCTTCAACACGATACTTTCAGTGCCAATGTTGTTCTTGATGAGTGCACAGTCACACAACACTAGCTGGTTTGTGATCGTTTCATAA
- the sodB gene encoding superoxide dismutase [Fe] translates to MEHTLPQLPYALDALSPFISKETLEFHYGKHHQTYVTNLNNLIKGTEFEAASLEDIVKKSAGGVFNNAAQVWNHTFYWNSMKPNGGGAPTGALADAINAKWGSFDKFKEEFTKCAVGTFGSGWAWLVKKADGTLDLVSTSNAGTPLTTDVTPLMTCDVWEHAYYVDTRNARPKYVENFWNVVNWDFASKNFA, encoded by the coding sequence ATGGAACATACATTACCTCAACTGCCTTACGCATTAGATGCGCTCTCACCATTTATCTCAAAAGAAACGCTCGAGTTTCACTACGGTAAACATCATCAAACTTACGTTACGAATTTAAATAATTTAATCAAGGGCACTGAGTTTGAAGCTGCCTCCCTAGAAGATATTGTTAAAAAATCCGCTGGCGGTGTTTTCAATAATGCAGCCCAAGTATGGAATCACACTTTCTATTGGAACAGTATGAAGCCCAATGGCGGTGGTGCACCGACTGGCGCTTTGGCCGATGCGATCAATGCAAAGTGGGGCTCTTTTGATAAGTTCAAGGAAGAGTTCACGAAGTGTGCAGTAGGCACCTTCGGATCTGGCTGGGCTTGGTTAGTTAAAAAAGCTGACGGTACTTTGGATTTGGTATCCACTAGTAACGCAGGTACTCCGTTAACGACGGATGTCACTCCACTCATGACTTGTGATGTGTGGGAGCATGCTTACTATGTCGATACTCGCAATGCCCGTCCAAAGTATGTAGAAAATTTCTGGAATGTAGTGAATTGGGACTTTGCGAGCAAGAATTTTGCTTAA
- a CDS encoding 3-hydroxybutyrate dehydrogenase translates to MSHLKGKTALVTGSTSGIGLAIAIGLAKQGANMMVNGFGEKDAAIAAIKACGVEVEYHGADMSKPAEIQDMIEQTEKRFGALDILVNNAGIQYTANVEDFPADKWESIIAINLSSAFYTSHHALPGMKKRNWGRIINIASVHGLVGSTQKSAYVAAKHGIVGLTKVTALENAKTGITCNAICPGWVLTPLVQKQVDARAEREGISNEAAKKALVSEKQPSGEFVAPEQLAALAVFLCGPDASEVRGVAWNMDGGWTAQ, encoded by the coding sequence ATGTCCCATCTAAAAGGTAAAACAGCACTTGTCACAGGCTCGACTAGCGGCATCGGTTTAGCAATCGCTATTGGCTTGGCAAAGCAGGGTGCCAATATGATGGTGAACGGATTTGGTGAAAAAGATGCCGCTATTGCTGCAATAAAAGCTTGCGGCGTAGAAGTGGAATATCACGGTGCTGATATGAGTAAGCCTGCTGAAATTCAGGACATGATTGAGCAAACTGAAAAGCGTTTTGGCGCACTCGATATTTTGGTAAACAATGCTGGAATTCAGTACACAGCAAATGTGGAAGATTTTCCCGCTGATAAATGGGAATCGATTATTGCCATTAATTTAAGCTCTGCTTTTTATACCTCGCATCATGCACTTCCCGGTATGAAAAAACGTAACTGGGGTCGTATTATTAATATTGCCTCTGTTCATGGATTGGTTGGATCTACCCAAAAGTCTGCCTATGTTGCAGCTAAACATGGCATTGTTGGCTTAACCAAGGTGACTGCCTTAGAGAATGCAAAAACGGGCATTACTTGTAATGCAATTTGTCCGGGTTGGGTCTTAACTCCACTCGTTCAAAAGCAAGTAGACGCTCGTGCAGAGCGTGAGGGAATTTCAAATGAAGCAGCTAAAAAGGCCCTGGTCTCTGAAAAGCAACCATCAGGTGAATTTGTCGCTCCAGAGCAATTAGCAGCATTGGCTGTTTTCCTCTGTGGTCCGGACGCCTCTGAGGTGCGTGGAGTAGCTTGGAATATGGATGGTGGCTGGACAGCTCAGTAG
- a CDS encoding YqaA family protein: MEQLLSHFFDFFGMPSIGLPAVFFSAFISATLLPVGSEPILFGYVSINPHLYWVAIMVATIGNTLGGMLDWLLGLISRNSFESLKGPTNSRMQRWLAERGPKMLLLSWLPGFGDPLCVAAGWLRLPWLPCLGYMFVGKLLRYLTMTWLLTLVPNSVWHQLGHWLHLI; the protein is encoded by the coding sequence ATGGAGCAATTGCTAAGCCATTTTTTTGACTTCTTTGGGATGCCATCGATTGGCTTGCCGGCTGTATTTTTTAGCGCCTTTATTTCTGCCACTTTGCTGCCGGTAGGTTCTGAGCCCATACTCTTTGGGTATGTGTCTATCAATCCTCACTTGTATTGGGTTGCCATTATGGTTGCCACAATCGGCAATACCTTGGGCGGTATGCTGGATTGGTTGCTTGGCTTAATTAGTCGCAATAGCTTTGAGTCACTTAAGGGCCCTACCAATAGCAGAATGCAACGCTGGCTTGCTGAGCGAGGCCCTAAGATGCTTCTGTTGTCGTGGCTGCCTGGATTCGGTGATCCTCTGTGTGTAGCAGCGGGGTGGTTACGGTTACCCTGGCTGCCGTGCTTGGGCTATATGTTCGTTGGTAAGCTGCTGCGCTACCTCACCATGACTTGGCTTCTCACCCTAGTGCCCAACAGCGTATGGCACCAACTGGGGCACTGGCTGCACCTGATCTAA
- a CDS encoding acyl-CoA dehydrogenase family protein — MNHPIPKPDQYQDMREALRDLCGSFDSAYWQKVDHERAYPEAFVDAMAQAGWLAALIPEEYGGSGLGLAEASVIMEEINFSGGNAGSCHGQMYNMGTLLRHGSAAQKKLYLPKIATGELRLQSMAVTEPSTGTDTTKLKTTAVKKGDKYVVNGQKVWISRIQHSDLMILLARTTPLAEVKKKSEGMSIFIVNLKDAIGKGMAIQPIANMVNHETNEVFFDNLEIPAENLIGEEGQGFKYILDGLNAERVLIAAECIGDAYWFVDKARRYANERVVFDRPIGKNQGIQFPIADSFIETEAANLMRFKACELFDANQPCGAESNMAKYLAAKASWEAANVCLQTHGGFGFANEYDVERKFRETRLYQVAPISTNLIYSYVAEHILGLPRSF, encoded by the coding sequence ATGAATCATCCCATCCCAAAGCCAGACCAATACCAAGATATGCGTGAAGCCCTACGCGACCTTTGCGGGAGTTTTGACTCCGCTTACTGGCAAAAGGTGGATCATGAGCGCGCTTACCCTGAGGCCTTTGTTGATGCCATGGCACAAGCAGGCTGGTTAGCTGCATTAATTCCGGAAGAATATGGCGGCTCTGGCTTAGGTCTTGCGGAGGCTTCAGTAATCATGGAGGAAATTAATTTCTCCGGCGGCAATGCGGGATCTTGTCATGGGCAGATGTACAACATGGGTACTTTGCTACGTCATGGCTCGGCTGCCCAGAAGAAACTTTACCTACCCAAGATTGCTACTGGTGAGTTGCGCCTACAGTCAATGGCAGTGACCGAACCCAGTACTGGCACAGATACGACCAAACTCAAAACTACTGCCGTCAAAAAAGGTGATAAGTATGTTGTGAATGGGCAGAAAGTCTGGATCTCGCGTATTCAACATTCCGATTTAATGATTTTGCTGGCCCGCACTACCCCGCTTGCAGAAGTAAAGAAAAAATCCGAGGGCATGTCGATCTTTATCGTCAACCTAAAAGATGCGATTGGCAAAGGCATGGCTATTCAACCGATTGCCAACATGGTGAATCATGAAACTAATGAAGTGTTCTTTGACAACTTAGAGATCCCTGCCGAGAATTTGATCGGTGAAGAAGGTCAAGGATTTAAGTACATCCTTGATGGCCTCAATGCGGAGCGCGTTTTGATCGCTGCGGAATGTATTGGTGATGCCTATTGGTTTGTCGATAAGGCGCGACGTTATGCTAATGAACGCGTGGTCTTTGATCGCCCTATTGGCAAGAATCAAGGTATCCAATTTCCGATTGCAGACTCTTTTATTGAAACTGAGGCAGCTAATCTGATGCGCTTTAAGGCGTGCGAACTCTTTGATGCGAATCAGCCCTGTGGTGCCGAATCGAATATGGCAAAGTACCTTGCCGCAAAAGCTTCGTGGGAGGCGGCCAACGTTTGCCTGCAGACCCATGGTGGTTTTGGCTTTGCCAATGAATATGATGTCGAACGTAAGTTCCGTGAAACCCGCCTCTACCAAGTCGCGCCTATTTCAACCAACTTAATCTATTCCTACGTCGCCGAGCATATCCTCGGTCTTCCACGATCCTTCTAA
- a CDS encoding CaiB/BaiF CoA transferase family protein codes for MSIRPLDGITVIALEHVIAAPFCTRQLADLGARVVKIERPGGGDFARGYDTQVEGLSSHFVWVNRSKESLTLDLKHEAALAILKSLLKTADVFIQNLAPGAAARMGLTAEELQKENPGLILCSISGYGNDGPYRDKKAYDLLIQSEAGFLSITGTPETPSKAGNSIADIAAGMYAYSNILAALLQRGKTGKGTVIDISMLEALSEWMSFPMYYAYKGANPPSRNGASHATIYPYGPFKAGDGKTVMLGLQNEREWAKFCEIVLENPALAQDERFDKNFKRNEKRVELLQIINACFCQITSEELIARLEKAQIANAHLNDMEGLWKHEQLKARNRFTEVGTPNGTIAALLPPGVNDSYDYRMDPVPAVGEHTDAILAELGIASSEIEALRARGAI; via the coding sequence ATGAGCATTCGTCCATTGGATGGCATTACCGTGATCGCATTAGAGCATGTCATTGCTGCACCCTTCTGTACTCGTCAACTTGCTGACTTAGGGGCGCGCGTTGTCAAGATCGAGCGTCCTGGTGGTGGAGATTTTGCCAGGGGTTACGACACCCAAGTAGAGGGACTCTCCTCGCACTTTGTCTGGGTCAATCGCTCAAAAGAGAGTTTGACGCTCGACCTTAAGCATGAGGCTGCATTAGCAATACTGAAGAGCTTGTTAAAAACTGCTGATGTCTTTATCCAAAATCTAGCTCCTGGTGCAGCTGCACGCATGGGCCTGACTGCTGAGGAACTACAAAAAGAAAATCCTGGACTCATTCTGTGCTCTATCTCTGGTTATGGAAACGATGGCCCCTATCGCGATAAAAAAGCCTATGACCTATTGATTCAGAGTGAGGCGGGCTTCTTATCTATCACGGGTACACCGGAGACGCCCAGCAAGGCCGGTAACTCGATTGCGGATATTGCCGCAGGGATGTATGCCTACAGCAATATTTTGGCTGCACTATTACAAAGAGGAAAGACTGGCAAAGGAACGGTCATTGACATTTCGATGCTTGAAGCCTTAAGTGAATGGATGAGCTTTCCGATGTATTACGCATACAAAGGTGCAAACCCACCATCGAGAAATGGCGCCTCTCATGCCACTATCTACCCCTATGGCCCGTTCAAAGCTGGTGATGGAAAAACAGTGATGCTCGGACTTCAAAATGAACGTGAATGGGCGAAGTTTTGTGAGATTGTTTTAGAAAATCCCGCTCTCGCCCAAGACGAGCGCTTTGATAAAAACTTTAAACGCAATGAAAAACGAGTTGAACTACTGCAAATCATTAACGCTTGCTTTTGTCAGATTACATCTGAAGAATTGATTGCCCGATTAGAAAAAGCCCAGATTGCCAATGCGCACCTCAATGACATGGAAGGCCTTTGGAAGCATGAGCAACTGAAGGCACGCAATCGTTTCACGGAAGTTGGAACACCGAATGGCACGATTGCAGCCCTGCTCCCACCGGGTGTAAATGATAGTTATGACTATCGTATGGACCCCGTTCCTGCCGTTGGGGAACACACCGATGCGATTCTTGCAGAATTAGGAATAGCCTCTTCTGAAATTGAGGCTCTACGAGCACGAGGCGCTATTTAA
- the cls gene encoding cardiolipin synthase, protein MNILNYLLGSLFGFSFIWVPIAHALIVILFGFRMISVRRPVAVAIAWFLIVVLFPLIGVSLYILIGERPVGRKLTRKIIRMDKEYAAITEDMRKRYSADKQLLPVEGRALSLLAESKNGSPVIAGNQIELFTSSLEILQLFIDEIGQAKKTLHLEFYIWALGGDADRVCEALIAAAKRGVACKVLLDSLGSKDWFKSDWPHRFRNAGIQVTEALPIQIGRFQFRRADLRLHRKIFVIDNAIVWTGSMNLVDPRTFKQDSGVGEWVDAMVRIEGPVASQFELTFAFDWSVDNPKINHFKAVAPAATPVEGQVLAQEFSSGPVYRDDILYQVLLSAIMDAREELVITTPYFGPDDGLIQGLMAAAGRGVRVTLIVPKLNDSTLVAWSSRSFYADLMSAGVNIAEFHGGLLHTKSLLIDRKVAIFGSVNFDQRSLRLNFEISLIVYNLDFCAKLENLIESYLAQSDLVNRVAWAKRPRWRVLLENAAHLASPLL, encoded by the coding sequence ATGAATATATTGAATTATCTTTTAGGCTCTCTTTTTGGATTCTCTTTTATTTGGGTTCCAATAGCGCATGCCCTCATTGTGATTCTATTTGGGTTCCGCATGATTTCAGTGAGGAGGCCTGTAGCAGTAGCAATCGCCTGGTTTTTAATTGTGGTCCTATTTCCATTGATTGGGGTCAGCCTATACATCTTGATTGGCGAGCGCCCAGTGGGCCGCAAGCTCACTCGAAAAATCATTCGAATGGATAAGGAATATGCCGCCATTACGGAGGATATGCGTAAGCGCTATTCGGCGGATAAACAGCTGCTACCAGTCGAAGGAAGGGCGCTGAGCTTATTGGCAGAGTCCAAGAATGGCTCCCCAGTGATAGCTGGCAACCAGATTGAGTTGTTTACGAGCTCACTAGAGATATTGCAATTGTTCATTGATGAAATTGGACAAGCTAAAAAGACTTTGCATCTAGAGTTTTATATTTGGGCCTTGGGCGGTGATGCTGATCGTGTTTGTGAGGCCTTAATTGCGGCAGCTAAACGCGGAGTAGCTTGCAAGGTATTGCTCGATTCCTTGGGCAGTAAAGACTGGTTTAAATCTGATTGGCCTCACCGTTTTAGAAATGCGGGAATTCAAGTAACTGAGGCGCTACCAATTCAAATTGGTCGCTTTCAATTTCGTCGTGCGGACTTAAGACTCCATCGCAAGATCTTTGTAATTGATAACGCAATTGTGTGGACCGGTAGCATGAATTTGGTTGATCCACGTACCTTTAAGCAAGACTCCGGTGTGGGTGAGTGGGTCGATGCTATGGTCAGAATTGAAGGACCAGTTGCATCCCAGTTTGAGCTGACTTTTGCCTTCGATTGGAGTGTGGATAATCCCAAGATCAATCATTTCAAGGCTGTAGCACCAGCCGCTACTCCAGTAGAGGGGCAGGTGTTAGCCCAGGAGTTTTCTTCCGGTCCAGTGTATCGCGATGATATTTTGTATCAAGTGTTGCTCTCTGCGATTATGGATGCACGTGAAGAGCTTGTGATCACGACGCCTTACTTTGGTCCAGATGATGGCTTGATTCAGGGGTTGATGGCAGCGGCAGGTCGTGGCGTCAGAGTGACTTTAATTGTCCCTAAGTTAAATGACTCCACTTTGGTAGCATGGAGTAGCCGCAGTTTTTATGCTGATCTCATGAGCGCGGGTGTCAACATCGCAGAATTTCATGGCGGACTTTTACATACGAAGAGTTTGTTGATAGATAGAAAAGTCGCTATTTTTGGTTCGGTGAATTTTGATCAACGTAGTCTGCGTTTGAACTTTGAGATTAGTTTGATTGTGTACAACCTAGATTTCTGCGCCAAGCTCGAGAACTTAATTGAGTCTTACTTAGCTCAGTCTGATCTAGTGAATCGAGTAGCTTGGGCTAAGCGGCCGCGCTGGCGTGTCCTTCTTGAGAACGCAGCACACTTGGCCTCTCCGTTACTTTAA
- a CDS encoding endonuclease/exonuclease/phosphatase family protein, translated as MTQSVLGRFSVMTINVHKGVSPLHRKSTIYELRQKMRNHHPDLLFLQELQQEHRGRIRRFGQWPLTELTHFLSEDFWHDWHYGKNVEYPDGHHGNAILSKRPLQKGQNYDISAYRFEKRGLLHSVTKLEGVATPIHCFCVHLALFERGRERQLDEIIRYIDSLAEGGPTIVAGDFNDWRNRASAPMRAAGFSEVFEELTGAPAKTFPSVKPMLSMDRIYVRGLKIHSAEILHEWLRLSDHLGITAELEVL; from the coding sequence ATGACGCAAAGTGTATTAGGGCGCTTTAGTGTCATGACCATCAATGTGCATAAGGGTGTTTCTCCTTTGCATAGGAAATCAACGATTTATGAGCTTCGCCAGAAGATGCGTAACCATCATCCGGACTTGCTGTTCTTGCAGGAACTTCAGCAAGAGCATCGTGGGCGGATTAGACGATTTGGTCAATGGCCGTTGACCGAACTCACTCACTTCTTATCTGAAGATTTTTGGCACGATTGGCATTACGGAAAAAATGTTGAATATCCTGATGGACATCATGGCAATGCAATTCTGTCTAAGCGACCCTTGCAAAAGGGTCAGAACTATGACATTTCAGCATACCGTTTTGAGAAGCGTGGATTACTTCATAGCGTCACCAAGCTAGAGGGAGTTGCCACTCCCATTCATTGCTTTTGTGTCCATCTGGCTTTATTTGAAAGAGGGCGTGAGCGTCAATTGGATGAGATTATTCGTTACATTGACTCATTGGCGGAGGGCGGCCCAACGATTGTTGCGGGTGACTTTAACGATTGGCGTAATCGCGCGAGTGCACCGATGCGAGCGGCTGGTTTTAGTGAGGTCTTTGAGGAGCTTACGGGCGCCCCCGCAAAAACTTTTCCAAGCGTGAAGCCCATGCTGTCGATGGATCGAATTTATGTCAGGGGTTTAAAGATTCATTCTGCAGAAATTTTGCATGAATGGTTGAGATTGTCTGACCACTTAGGTATTACTGCGGAACTGGAAGTCTTATGA
- a CDS encoding ABC transporter permease — MFTTFQDAFKLLAQLDAGVLGIVLVSLQVSLTALLFGTLIGLPLGALLATEEFRGKKTITVTLNTLMGVPTVIVGVVVYLMLSRTGPLGTWGWLFTPKGMIVAQTLLTTPLIAALSRQILEDSWRIHRDSFRALRLPRLSALKWLIWDCRFSLTIAILAGLARAISEVGAVMIVGGNIDRSTRTMTTAIALETSKGDLPLALALGIVLLGIVLLANLFTFAVRQIAERRYG, encoded by the coding sequence ATGTTTACGACCTTTCAGGACGCTTTTAAACTTTTAGCGCAGTTAGACGCTGGGGTATTGGGCATTGTGCTGGTCTCGCTTCAGGTAAGTCTGACAGCATTACTCTTTGGCACCCTCATCGGCCTCCCCCTCGGAGCACTACTGGCTACCGAAGAATTTCGTGGAAAAAAGACCATTACAGTCACCCTCAACACCCTCATGGGTGTCCCCACGGTCATCGTTGGCGTGGTGGTGTACCTGATGCTCTCAAGAACAGGGCCTTTAGGGACCTGGGGATGGCTTTTTACACCCAAGGGCATGATCGTGGCCCAAACCCTGCTCACAACCCCCTTAATTGCAGCCCTAAGCCGTCAAATTCTGGAGGATTCCTGGAGGATTCATCGGGACTCATTTAGAGCGCTACGCCTACCCAGACTTTCCGCCCTCAAGTGGCTTATTTGGGATTGCCGTTTTTCCCTAACTATCGCCATCCTGGCTGGACTGGCCAGAGCGATCTCGGAAGTGGGTGCCGTCATGATCGTGGGCGGTAATATTGATCGCTCAACGCGAACCATGACTACGGCAATTGCCCTAGAAACGAGCAAGGGTGATCTACCCCTCGCTCTGGCGCTAGGGATTGTTTTGTTGGGGATTGTGTTGCTTGCTAATCTATTTACCTTTGCCGTTCGGCAAATTGCTGAGAGACGCTATGGTTAA
- a CDS encoding ATP-binding cassette domain-containing protein codes for MVNPQNSLDSSTQFQRFIELNDVIVKSDGRTILNIPHAVIPTDRICACIGPNGAGKTTFLKLIDGLIKPDSGSITYSNSPIKSSLVLHHTPMIKASARINIAMVRDADSSIGLVAIEAVMKQIGLSHLANSPAHKLSAGERQKLCLGRAILQKPNLVLLDEPTANLDPNTTDQVEEIIRQFKLQGSDVIFTSHQLAQVQRLAEYIVFIDQGEIKEKGPVGPFFSNPQTQAAKRYLHQELVAD; via the coding sequence ATGGTTAATCCACAGAATTCACTCGACTCGTCAACACAGTTTCAACGCTTTATCGAGCTGAATGATGTCATCGTAAAAAGTGATGGGCGAACTATCTTAAACATTCCACATGCCGTAATTCCCACCGATCGGATTTGCGCCTGCATTGGTCCAAATGGAGCAGGAAAAACCACCTTCTTGAAATTGATTGATGGATTAATCAAGCCAGATTCTGGCAGCATTACCTACTCAAATAGCCCTATTAAGTCTTCACTGGTGCTACACCATACGCCAATGATTAAAGCCTCCGCAAGAATCAATATCGCGATGGTGAGAGATGCAGATTCTTCAATTGGCTTGGTTGCTATTGAAGCAGTGATGAAGCAAATTGGCTTAAGCCATCTTGCCAATAGTCCAGCCCACAAACTCTCAGCAGGAGAAAGACAAAAGCTGTGTTTGGGTCGCGCCATTCTCCAGAAACCCAATTTAGTTTTACTGGATGAGCCAACAGCTAATCTGGATCCAAATACGACTGACCAAGTTGAAGAAATCATTCGCCAGTTTAAGCTTCAAGGATCAGATGTCATCTTTACATCCCATCAGCTTGCACAAGTACAAAGACTTGCAGAGTACATCGTCTTCATTGATCAGGGCGAGATCAAAGAAAAAGGACCCGTAGGTCCTTTCTTTTCCAATCCCCAAACACAGGCAGCTAAACGCTACCTACATCAAGAGCTCGTAGCAGACTAA